From the genome of Danio rerio strain Tuebingen ecotype United States chromosome 2, GRCz12tu, whole genome shotgun sequence, one region includes:
- the rab12 gene encoding ras-related protein Rab-12 isoform X1, translated as MLFWKNAARLGLIRDTAGQERFNSITSAYYRGAKGIVLVYDITKQETFEDLPKWMKMIDKYASEDAELLLVGNKLDCESDRAISRQQAERFASRISGMRFCEASAKDNFNVDEIFLKLVDDILSKMPLEVPSKELSNSVLSLQPEPEIPPELPPPRMRCC; from the exons ATGCTGTTTTGGAAAAATGCAGCCAGACTAGGGTTGATAAG GGACACGGCAGGTCAGGAGCGGTTTAACAGCATCACTTCAGCGTATTACCGCGGTGCCAAAGGCATTGTTTTGGTTTATGACATCACCAAGCAGGAAACTTTTGAAGACCTGCCTAAATGGATGAAGATGATAGACAAG TATGCATCAGAGGATGCCGAGCTCCTATTGGTTGGGAACAAACTGGACTGCGAGTCTGATCGCGCCATCTCACGGCAACAAGCTGAGAGG TTTGCTTCACGGATATCAGGGATGCGTTTCTGTGAGGCCAGTGCCAAGGATAACTTTAACGTGGATGAGATCTTCCTTAAACTAGTTGATGACATCTTGAGTAAG ATGCCACTTGAAGTCCCCAGTAAGGAGCTTTCCAACAGTGTTTTGTCCCTTCAACCCGAGCCTGAAATCCCACCAGAGCTGCCTCCGCCACGCATGCGCTGCTGTTGA
- the rab12 gene encoding ras-related protein Rab-12 produces MESGFGVQRRAGGGSPAVGASQRRRKIPPRAADYKLQVIIIGSRGVGKTSLMERFTDDTFCEACKSTVGVDFKIKTVELRGKKIRLQIWDTAGQERFNSITSAYYRGAKGIVLVYDITKQETFEDLPKWMKMIDKYASEDAELLLVGNKLDCESDRAISRQQAERFASRISGMRFCEASAKDNFNVDEIFLKLVDDILSKMPLEVPSKELSNSVLSLQPEPEIPPELPPPRMRCC; encoded by the exons ATGGAGTCGGGCTTCGGGGTCCAACGGAGGGCCGGTGGAGGCTCTCCCGCTGTGGGAGCTTCGCAGCGCCGCAGGAAGATTCCGCCCAGAGCCGCTGATTATAAACTGCAGGTGATCATTATTGGCTCCAGAGGTGTGGGGAAAACCAGCCTGATGGAGAGATTCACGGATGACACTTTCTGTGAGGCGTGCAAGTCCACTGTGG GTGTGGATTTTAAAATCAAGACAGTGGAGCTGAGAGGAAAGAAGATCAGGTTGCAGATCTG GGACACGGCAGGTCAGGAGCGGTTTAACAGCATCACTTCAGCGTATTACCGCGGTGCCAAAGGCATTGTTTTGGTTTATGACATCACCAAGCAGGAAACTTTTGAAGACCTGCCTAAATGGATGAAGATGATAGACAAG TATGCATCAGAGGATGCCGAGCTCCTATTGGTTGGGAACAAACTGGACTGCGAGTCTGATCGCGCCATCTCACGGCAACAAGCTGAGAGG TTTGCTTCACGGATATCAGGGATGCGTTTCTGTGAGGCCAGTGCCAAGGATAACTTTAACGTGGATGAGATCTTCCTTAAACTAGTTGATGACATCTTGAGTAAG ATGCCACTTGAAGTCCCCAGTAAGGAGCTTTCCAACAGTGTTTTGTCCCTTCAACCCGAGCCTGAAATCCCACCAGAGCTGCCTCCGCCACGCATGCGCTGCTGTTGA